One stretch of Oncorhynchus tshawytscha isolate Ot180627B linkage group LG21, Otsh_v2.0, whole genome shotgun sequence DNA includes these proteins:
- the LOC121840355 gene encoding basic proline-rich protein-like: protein MPMASPCRFPCPASPPPWPTPACLSTPGPPLPASPPPGPPPALPSTPPPLAGSTPGPPLPCPPPPGPPLPCLSTPWLPALPLHPTRPWLHPLGPASPPLAALLPPGPASPPPGPPLPCLSTPGSPCPAHPCPASPTPALLHPLAHPLPCPDAKAYGTTLKGNPVALLNRRGRAAYMFPLENVAML from the exons ATGCCCATGGCCAGTCCCTGTCGCTtcccctgccctgcctctccaCCCCCCTGGCCcacccctgcctgcctctccacCCCTGGCCCACCCCTGCCCGCCTCTCCACCCCCTGGCCcaccccctgccctgccctccacccctccacccttgGCTGGCTCCACCCCTGGCCcacccctgccctgccctccaccCCCTGGCCCacccctgccctgcctctccaCCCCCTGGCTCCCGGCCCTGCCTCTCCACCCTACCCGGCCCTGGCTCCACCCCCTGGGCCCTGCCTCTCCACCCCTGGCTGCCCTGCTCCCCCCCGGCCCTGCCTCTCCACCCCCTGGCCCacccctgccctgcctctccaCCCCTGGCTCCCCCTGCCCTGCCCacccctgccctgcctctccaACCCCTGCCCTGCTCCACCCCCTGGCCcaccccctgccctgccctg ATGCTAAGGCCTACGGTACCACTCTGAAAGGGAACCCTGTAGCCTTACTGAACCGCAGGGGAAGAGCAGCCTACATGTTTCCTTTGGAAAACGTGGctatgctttaa